One Cucurbita pepo subsp. pepo cultivar mu-cu-16 chromosome LG20, ASM280686v2, whole genome shotgun sequence genomic window carries:
- the LOC111782629 gene encoding cysteine-rich receptor-like protein kinase 25, producing MLSMGLLSSICACLKKLKAANSASADEADDEDVSTDIFFELSALQIATNFFSEVNKLGHGGFGPVYKGLMPNGQQVAIKKLSVDSRQGVRQFSNEVKLLLRIQHRNLVILLGCCVEGPEKMLVYEFLPNRSLDYFIFDKKRSPFLDWTTRFHIITGIVRGLLYLHEEAPARIIHRDIKASNVLLDEKLNPKISDFGLARLFPGDDTHLNTFKIAGTYGYMAPEYAIHGYLSVKSDVFSFGILVLEIVSGRKNHDDRLGAQQADLLGYAWSLYQDGKILELADESLTKCNADEAAMCIQLGLLCCQASVSDRPDMNTIHLMLSSDSFTLPRPGKPGLHGRAAPRTTTSTSAFTKTNTTSTQTGVTRASASSSLVEDYSRNSMSISSIDEGR from the exons ATGCTTTCGATGGGCCTTTTGTCTTCTATTTGTGCCTGCTTGAAGAAGCTTAAAGCAGCTAATTCAGCGAGTGCCGATGAAGCGGATGATGAAGATGTATCCACTGACATCTTCTTTGAACTCAGTGCTTTGCAAATTGcgactaattttttttctgaGGTGAATAAGCTCGGCCATGGAGGTTTTGGACCGGTGTACAAG GGGTTGATGCCAAATGGCCAACAAGTAGCAATCAAGAAACTATCGGTAGACTCAAGGCAAGGAGTGAGGCAATTTAGTAATGAAGTGAAACTTTTACTGCGAATTCAGCACCGAAATTTGGTCATTTTATTGGGCTGCTGTGTAGAAGGGCCTGAAAAGATGCTTGTATATGAGTTTCTGCCAAACAGAAGCCtcgattattttatttttg ATAAAAAGAGGTCTCCATTCCTGGATTGGACAACACGGTTCCATATAATTACAGGTATCGTGAGAGGTCTTCTCTATTTACATGAAGAGGCTCCTGCAAGAATTATACATAGAGATATCAAAGCCAGTAACGTATTATTAGATGAGAAGTTGAATCCGAAAATCTCTGATTTTGGATTAGCCCGGCTTTTTCCTGGGGATGATACACATTTGAATACATTTAAGATCGCTGGCACTTA TGGATATATGGCTCCTGAATATGCAATTCATGGATACTTGTCTGTGAAGAGTGACGTTTTCAGTTTTGGAATCTTGGTATTGGAGATTGTTAGTGGAAGAAAAAATCATGATGATCGGCTTGGTGCTCAACAGGCGGACCTATTGGGATAT GCATGGTCGCTTTACCAAGATGGGAAGATTTTAGAATTAGCTGATGAGAGCCTAACAAAGTGCAATGCAGATGAGGCAGCTATGTGCATTCAGTTGGGTTTGCTATGTTGTCAAGCGAGTGTTTCAGATAGGCCTGATATGAACACCATTCATCTCATGCTTTCCAGTGATTCATTCACGTTGCCGCGCCCCGGGAAACCTGGACTTCATGGTCGAGCAGCACCTCGGACAACTACCTCTACTTCTGCATTCACCAAGACAAATACTACTAGTACACAAACTGGCGTTACCAGAGCTTCTGCGAGTAGTAGTTTGGTAGAGGattactcaagaaactccatgtccatttcttcaattgatgAAGGCAGGTGA
- the LOC111783295 gene encoding cleavage stimulating factor 64, whose amino-acid sequence MAGKQVTGTGLPESIAGMSKNQLYEIMSQMKTLIEQNQQQAKQILIQNPLLTKALFQAQIMLGMVRPPQIPSVHPSASQHSQPSTHTTQQSNIQPTQTSAAQINLQEQTSTPPLAPPRKQYQNQPSMPVSSTTLPTTNIQPRSAPLIPLQTPQHPKGFDMPQANPNSAPQPSQIPNVPPILPSAAQPPLLHQPQISTASIQLQQPLQTAEIPHLPPPAPLPSHSRAPTGPNFHQHYPPQMGHNMNYQPPGIPQHVSQPIFHSGTKLPPGMGNSFPPGQSALPSQPPPQSMYQAGGSKLGTEFMNQVGSSKPADRGPWMPGPPENPTHPQQLAGPPPIPSVLGQMAPGNQPRAAPPLSQEMEKMLLQQVMSLTPEQINLLPPEQRNQVLQLQKILRQ is encoded by the exons ATGGCTGGAAAGCAAGTTACCGGCACCGGTCTGCCGGAGAGCATCGCGGGAATGTCGAAGAACCAACTATATGAAATCATGTCTCAAATGAAG ACACTGATCGAACAGAACCAGCAGCAGGCGAAACAAATCCTTATCCAAAACCCGCTATTGACCAAAGCTCTTTTCcag GCGCAGATCATGCTTGGAATGGTACGACCGCCTCAG ATTCCAAGCGTTCATCCTTCTGCCTCACAGCATTCTCAACCATCAACTCACACAACTCAACAATCAAATATTCAGCCTACTCAAACATCAGCTGCTCAAATAAATTTGCAAGAACAGACAAGTACACCACCTTTGGCCCCTCCTAGAAAACAATATCAGAACCAACCATCAATGCCCGTCTCATCAACTACTCTTCCTACCACTAACATTCAGCCCCGGTCAGCACCTCTGATTCCCCTACAGACACCACAGCATCCCAAGGGATTTGATATGCCCCAGGCAAATCCCAATTCTGCGCCACAACCCTCTCAAATTCCAAATGTACCTCCAATTCTTCCCTCTGCTGCTCAGCCACCTCTACTTCATCAACCCCAGATTTCAACTGCTTCCATCCAGCTGCAGCAGCCATTACAAACAGCTGAGATTCCCCACCTGCCTCCACCGGCACCATTGCCCTCACATTCCAGAGCACCTACGGGTCCAAATTTCCATCAGCACTACCCCCCTCAAATGGGCCACAATATGAATTACCAACCTCCTGGCATCCCACAGCATGTTTCTCAGCCCATATTTCAT TCAGGTACCAAACTCCCTCCTGGCATGGGAAACTCATTTCCCCCAGGACAGTCGGCACTCCCTAGTCAGCCACCCCCTCAATCAATGTATCag GCTGGAGGTTCTAAATTAGGTACAGAATTCATGAATCAAGTTGGAAGTTCAAAGCCTGCTGACAGAGGGCCTTGGATGCCTGGCCCTCCAGAAAATCCTACACATCCACAGCAACTCGCCGGACCACCACCAATACCATCAGTCCTTGGTCAGATGGCCCCTGGCAATCAGCCTCGTGCTGCACCACCG TTGAGTCAGGAGATGGAGAAGATGTTACTTCAACAAGTCATGAGTCTCACACCAGAACAAATTAATCTCCTGCCTCCAGAGCAAAGGAATCAAGTGCTTCAGCTACAGAAGATACTGCGGCAATGA
- the LOC111783317 gene encoding transcription factor BEE 3-like, producing MAEFTANFQSLKPSPFPLMDMDPNQIPSLNFLDNIPVLFNDSFFGNQVAVPPRFPEIWGENFCQANQITAPVFEPTNPSGNDLHGSKKRRLQNEASESSSGNSTPQTKNNSGKGKRSKKGDENDGEKPREVVHVRAKRGQATDSHSIAERIRRGKINERLRCLQDIVPGCYKTMGMAVMLDEIINYVQSLQNQVEFLSMKLTAASSYYDFNSDSDTADRLKGKEMREGNGGVLVASTEDGPFAMSFGSYSTAI from the exons ATGGCTGAGTTCACGGCAAACTTCCAGAGCTTAAAGCCTTCACCTTTTCCTCTAATGGACATGGATCCCAACCAAATTCCAAGTCTGAATTTTCTTGACAACATTCCTGTTCTGTTCAACGACAGTTTCTTTGGCAATCAAGTTGCTGTTCCTCCCAGATTCCCGGAAATTTGGGGAGAAAATTTCTGTCAAGCAAATCAGATCACTGCACCTGTTTTTGAGCCTACAAATCCATCTGGAAATGACCTCCATGGAagcaagaaaagaaggcttCAAAATGAGGCATCTGAAAGCAGCTCTGGCAACTCAACCCCTCAGACTAAAAAT AACTCTGGAAAAGGAAAGCGGTCGAAAAAGGGCGACGAAAACGACGGAGAGAAACCGAGGGAAGTGGTTCATGTTAGAGCCAAAAGAGGTCAAGCAACAGACAGTCACAGTATAGCAGAAAGG ATAAGAAGAGGAAAAATCAATGAAAGATTGAGATGTTTGCAAGACATTGTCCCTGGATGCTACAAG ACAATGGGAATGGCAGTGATGTTGGATGAGATAATCAATTATGTGCAATCTTTGCAGAATCAAGTTGAG TTTCTTTCTATGAAACTCACAGCTGCAAGCTCCTATTATGACTTCAACTCAGACTCAGATACTGCAGATAGATTGAAG GGAAAGGAAATGAGAGAAGGAAATGGAGGAGTATTGGTTGCATCAACTGAAGATGGTCCCTTTGCCATGAGCTTTGGTTCTTATTCCACAGCAATATGA
- the LOC111783452 gene encoding transcription factor MYB62-like, whose amino-acid sequence MSSCSEIEDENNNNNNEEEELRRGPWTVEEDNLLITSISIHSEGRWNLLAKRSGLRRTGKSCRLRWLNYLKPDVKRGNLSPQEQLLILDLHSKWGNRWSKIAQHLPGRTDNEIKNYWRTRVQKQARHLNMDTDSDAFQQIIRYYWMPRLIQKINQSSPLPPQPPPPPPSELPGTSQAEMVSQSSYGFEAPATATPLQIGGDLMGSSCNSSSSSSSGFQNYENYGSFVNDYWDEEHGKGEMMNWATTAVTGDSGYPVAHCHMAETNWTHTDFTGYVPSMDELWQF is encoded by the exons ATGAGCAGCTGCAGTGAAATTGAAGATGagaataataacaataacaatgAGGAGGAGGAGCTCCGGAGGGGCCCTTGGACTGTCGAAGAAGACAACCTCCTCATCACTTCCATTTCTATTCACAGCGAAGGCCGCTGGAATCTCCTCGCCAAACGCTCCG GGCTAAGAAGGACAGGGAAGAGTTGCCGACTCCGGTGGCTCAATTATCTCAAGCCAGATGTCAAGAGGGGCAACTTGTCGCCCCAAGAACAGCTCTTGATTCTCGATCTCCATTCTAAATGGGGCAACAG gTGGTCGAAGATTGCGCAGCATTTGCCGGGAAGAACTgacaatgaaattaaaaactattGGAGAACCCGAGTTCAAAAACAAGCTAGACATCTTAATATGGATACCGACAGTGACGCATTTCAGCAGATTATTCGCTACTATTGGATGCCAAGATTAATTCAAAAAATCAACCAATCCTCGCCGTTGCCGCCgcagccgccgccgccgccaccgtcGGAGTTGCCGGGTACTTCTCAAGCAGAGATGGTCTCCCAGAGTTCGTATGGTTTTGAAGCTCCGGCGACGGCGACGCCTCTGCAAATCGGTGGAGATTTGATGGGGAGTTCGTGtaattcttcctcttcttcttcttctggtttTCAAAATTACGAGAATTACGGGTCGTTTGTGAATGATTATTGGGACGAGGAGCATGGCAAAGGAGAGATGATGAACTGGGCTACGACGGCAGTGACGGGGGATTCTGGTTACCCGGTTGCCCACTGCCACATGGCTGAAACTAATTGGACACACACCGATTTTACCGGTTACGTGCCCAGTATGGATGAATTATGGCAATtttag
- the LOC111782485 gene encoding 40S ribosomal protein S7-like, with amino-acid sequence MFTALKKIHKDKDVEPSEFEETVAQALFDLENTNSELKSDLKDLYINSALQVDVAGNKKAVVIYVPFRLRKAFRKIQLRLVRELEKKFSGKDVILVANRRILRPPKKGSAAQRPRTRTLTSVHEAMLEDIVLPAEIVGKRTRYRVDGSKIMKVFLDPKEQNNTEYKLESFAAVYRKLSGKDVAFEFPITEA; translated from the exons ATGTTTACGGCCCTGAAAAAGATCCACAAGGATAAGGATGTCGAACCTTCCGAGTTCGAAGAGACTGTTGCGCAG GCGCTCTTTGATTTGGAAAACACCAATTCGGAGCTGAAAAGTGACCTTAAGGATCTTTACATTAATTCCGCTCT TCAAGTTGATGTTGCTGGAAACAAGAAGGCCGTTGTTATCTATGTGCCCTTTAGATTGAGGAAGGCATTCCGTAAGATTCAGTTGAGGCTTGTCCGTGAGCTTGAGAAGAAGTTCAGTGGAAAG GATGTGATTCTGGTTGCTAACCGAAGAATCCTGAGACCTCCAAAGAAAGGGTCAGCAGCTCAAAGGCCTCGCACACGAACTCTTACTTCTGTGCATGAAGCAATGCTAGAAGATATCGTTTTGCCTGCAGAAATTGTTGGGAAACGAACCAGATACAGGGTTGATGGATCAAAAATCATGAAG GTTTTCTTGGACCCGAAAGAGCAGAATAACACCGAGTACAAGTTGGAGAGTTTCGCTGCAGTTTACAGGAAGCTTTCAGGCAAAGATGTTGCCTTTGAGTTCCCGATCACTGAGGCATAA
- the LOC111783293 gene encoding synaptotagmin-5-like, protein MSRVGGPSGRKRGLFNGEGAMEFFRHLMREKPFLPFLIPLVLIAWSIERWVFSLSNWVPLAVAVWATLQYGSYERQVIVDDLNTKWRRLVTNTSPETPLEPCAWLNKLLMEVWPNYFNPKLSSKFSSAVNKRLKDRKSRLIENMELLEFSLGSCPPSLGLGGVRWLTCGGERIMHLNFDWDTNEMSILLQAKLAKPLMGTARIVINSLHIKGDLVLMPILDGKAVLFSFVTTPDVRIGIAFGSGGSQSLPATELPGVSSWLVKIFTDTMVRTMVEPRRRCFSLPPVDLRKKAVGGIIYVTVISARKLYRSSLKGSPTRRQQSHSSNGSFGEHLNDKDLQTFVEVELEKLSRKTDARSGSDPQWNATFNMILHEDTGTLRFHLYEYNPSHVKHDYLASCEVKMKYAADDSTTFWAIGPDSSVIARHAEFCGKEVEMDIPFEGAFCGELSVRLVLKEWMYSDGSHSSNRYHVSPQQSLYGASSFVSSTGRKINITVVEGKDLPTKDKNGKCDPYVKLQYGKSLQRTRTAHSFNPLWNQKFEFDEIGGGEYLKLKCLTEDIFGNDNTGSARVNLEGLVEGSVRDVWIPLEKVNSGELRLQIEAIRVDDNEGSRGSSLAPTNGWIELVLVEARDLVAADLRGTSDPYVRVQYGKLKKRTKVMYKTLRPQWNQILEFPDNGSALLLHVKDHNALLPTSSIGDCVVEYQGLPPNQMFDKWIPLQGVKKGEIHIQITKRVPELDKRSSLDSKTSLDSEISLNKAHRISSQMKQMMNKLQSFIEDSNLEGLATGMSELESLEDLQEEYMAQLETEQMLLINKIKELGQEFLNSSPSSSRRSFG, encoded by the exons ATGAGCAGAGTGGGTGGCCCAAGTGGGCGAAAGAGGGGTTTGTTCAACGGCGAAGGGGCCATGGAGTTCTTCCGCCATTTAATGAGGGAGAAgccttttcttccatttctgatACCTTTGGTTCTTATTGCTTGGAGTATTGAGAGATGGgtcttctctctctccaattggGTTCCTTTGGCTGTTGCTGTGTGGGCCACTTTACAG TATGGGAGTTATGAACGCCAAGTAattgttgatgatttgaaCACAAAATGGAGGCGACTTGTAACAAACACTTCG CCTGAAACACCTCTGGAACCCTGTGCATGGTTGAATAAGCTGTTGATGGAAGTATGgccaaattattttaatccaaaactttcctcaaagttttcaTCCGCAGTAAAT AAACGGTTGAAGGACCGAAAGTCGAGGCTTATT GAAAACATGGAACTGCTGGAGTTTTCTCTAGGCTCGTGCCCTCCTAGCTTGGGTCTTGGTGGGGTTCGATGGTTAACTTGTGGTGGTGAG AGAATCATGCATTTGAATTTCGATTGGGACACAAATGAAATGAGCATTTTGTTGCAAGCCAAACTGGCCAAGCCACTTATGGGAACTGCACGGATTGTCATAAATAGTCTACATATAAAGGGTGAT CTTGTGTTGATGCCTATTTTGGATGGGAAGGCAGTTTTATTTTCGTTTGTGACAACTCCTGATGTAAGAATAGGAATTGCTTTTGGAAGTGGTGGAAGCCAATCATTGCCTGCAACAGAGCTCCCTGGTGTTTCCTCCTGGCTG GTCAAAATTTTTACAGATACTATGGTTAGGACAATGGTTGAACCACGCAGGCGCTGTTTCTCTTTGCCCCCCGTTGATCTCAGGAAGAAGGCTGTTGGTGGTATCATATATGTGACTGTCATTTCTGCCAGAAAACTGTATCGAAGTAGCTTGAAAGGAAGTCCAACAAGAAGACAACAAAGCCACTCTTCTAATGGCTCATTCGGAGAGCATCTTAATGATAAAGATCTGCAGACATTTGTTGAGGTTGAACTTGAAAAGCTTAGTAGAAAAACAGATGCAAGATCAGGTTCAGACCCTCAGTGGAATGCCACATTCAATATGATCTTACACGAAGATACAGGAACTCTACGGTTTCATCTTTATGAGTATAATCCAAGCCATGTGAAGCATGATTATCTTGCAAGTTGTGAGGTTAAG ATGAAATATGCTGCAGACGATTCCACAACATTTTGGGCAATAGGACCAGACTCTAGTGTGATAGCCAGGCATGCTGAGTTTTGTGGAAAAGAAGTTGAAATGGATATTCCATTTGAAGGGGCCTTTTGTGGAGAG CTGTCAGTGAGGCTTGTTTTAAAGGAATGGATGTACTCAGATGGTTCACATAGTTCGAACAGGTACCATGTTAGTCCACAACAATCTCTCTACGGGGCGTCGAGTTTTGTTTCGAGCACGGGAAGAAAGATCAACATCACAGTTGTGGAAGGAAAGGATCTTCCAACAAAAGACAAGAATGGAAAGTGTGATCCATATGTCAAATTGCAGTATGGAAAG TCTCTCCAGCGCACAAGAACTGCTCACTCCTTCAATCCATTATGGAATCagaagtttgaatttgatgagATCGGTGGTGGTGAGTATCTAAAGTTGAAATGCCTTACTGAAGACATCTTTGGCAATGATAACACTGGGAGTGCAAGGGTTAATCTGGAAGGATTAGTAGAAGGGTCAGTTAGAGATGTATGGATTCCTCTTGAAAAGGTGAATTCTGGAGAATTAAGGCTTCAAATAGAAGCTATCAGAGTGGATGACAATGAAGGATCAAGG GGATCAAGCTTGGCTCCAACAAATGGTTGGATCGAACTCGTTCTAGTTGAAGCAAGAGACCTTGTTGCTGCTGATCTCAGAGGGACGAGTGATCCTTACGTGAGGGTCCAATATGGgaagttgaagaaaagaacCAAG GTTATGTACAAAACTCTAAGGCCCCAGTGGAATCAGATTCTGGAGTTTCCAGACAATGGCAGCGCTCTGCTGTTACATGTGAAAGACCACAATGCTCTGCTCCCAACGTCAAGCATAGGTGATTGTGTTGTGGAGTATCAAGGGCTGCCTCCAAACCAGATGTTTGACAAATGGATACCACTTCAGGGGGTTAAAAAGGGAGAGATACATATCCAAATCACCAAGAGAGTTCCAGAACTTGATAAGAGATCTAGTTTGGACTCAAAAACCAGTCTGGATTCTGAAATTTCCTTGAACAAAGCTCATCGGATTTCCAGTCAG ATGAAACAAATGATGAACAAGTTACAAAGTTTCATTGAAGATAGCAATCTTGAAGGACTTGCGACGGGCATGAGTGAGCTGGAAAGTCTAGAGGATCTGCAAGAGGAGTATATGGCACAGCTTGAAACTGAACAGATGCTTCTAATAAACAAGATCAAGGAACTTGGTCAGGAGTTTCTCAACTCATCCCCTTCCTCAAGTAGAAGATCATTTGGATAA
- the LOC111783107 gene encoding NADH dehydrogenase [ubiquinone] 1 beta subcomplex subunit 10-B: MGRKKTVEFDESPPDDFDPEHPYKDPVAMLEMREHIVREKWIEIEKAKILREKLRWCYRIEGVNHLQKCRHLVQQYLDSTRGIGWGKDGRHPSLHGPKVESVESE; the protein is encoded by the exons AtggggaggaagaagacagTCGAATTCGATGAATCTCCGCCGGATGATTTCGATCCGGAGCATCCGTATAAGGATCCAGTGGCGATGCTGGAGATGAGGGAACACATTGTGAGAGAGAAGTGGATCGAAATAGAAAAGGCGAAGATACTGAGGGAAAAGCTCAGATGGTGCTACCGTATTGAAGGGGTCAACCACCTTCAGAAATGCCGCCACCTTGTTCAACAATACCTCGATTCCACTCGCGGCATCGGCTGGGGCAAGGATGGACGCCACCCATCCCTTCATG gtCCTAAAGTGGAGTCGGTGGAATCGGAGTGA